In Desulfomonile tiedjei DSM 6799, a genomic segment contains:
- a CDS encoding ankyrin repeat domain-containing protein, with product METQLSIAAESGNLDEVVRMIREGVLVDSVGQDGLTPLMKATMKGNVEIAEFLLDQGADVEAKDPYGWTPLLWAAAVGQAELVERLLARGAHIEATDQYGATALMKAARRHFPEVARILIQRGAQINAVDNLGRTALMRTARRGFFDLAALLLESGADTEARDEYGATSLIIAASEGHEEVVRVLLEKGAEMHAKDKNGWTAWLWAFSAGHANVVKLLKAHGAQY from the coding sequence ATGGAAACACAGCTTTCTATTGCAGCCGAATCGGGCAATTTGGATGAAGTCGTAAGAATGATTCGCGAGGGGGTACTTGTGGATTCTGTGGGGCAAGACGGCCTGACACCATTGATGAAGGCAACTATGAAGGGCAATGTGGAGATCGCTGAATTCCTCTTGGATCAAGGAGCCGATGTTGAGGCGAAAGACCCTTACGGCTGGACCCCCCTGTTGTGGGCGGCTGCCGTAGGTCAAGCCGAACTTGTAGAGCGGCTTCTCGCACGTGGGGCTCACATTGAGGCTACCGATCAATACGGAGCCACCGCGCTCATGAAAGCAGCGCGTCGCCATTTCCCGGAAGTCGCCAGGATTCTCATTCAGCGTGGAGCACAGATCAACGCTGTGGACAATCTCGGTCGCACAGCGCTCATGCGGACCGCGAGAAGAGGATTTTTCGATCTGGCCGCTCTTCTCCTCGAATCAGGAGCAGACACGGAAGCACGGGACGAATATGGCGCTACTTCTCTCATTATAGCTGCATCGGAAGGTCATGAAGAGGTCGTACGCGTGCTCCTCGAAAAGGGCGCCGAGATGCACGCAAAGGATAAGAACGGCTGGACTGCTTGGCTCTGGGCCTTCTCCGCCGGTCACGCAAATGTAGTCAAGTTGCTGAAAGCTCATGGAGCTCAGTACTGA
- a CDS encoding D-sedoheptulose-7-phosphate isomerase: MCKSKEWAAHVQAGSDHAERYIDRLISVLQSIDREAIGRIIELFLQARARGSTIFFLGNGGSAATAAHFANDLGFGASPEGKTPFRALCLASNPAFLTCLANDIGYENIFSWQLRNLMRPGDIVVGISASGNSPNVVNALLYAAENNGIPVAFTGFDGGRIKHIAHYCVHFVTNKGEYGPVEDAHMVLDHLIASYLAHVD; encoded by the coding sequence GTGTGTAAATCGAAAGAATGGGCCGCTCATGTACAAGCAGGTTCGGACCATGCCGAAAGATACATTGACCGGCTGATTTCGGTCTTGCAGAGCATCGACCGGGAAGCAATCGGACGCATCATAGAGTTATTTCTTCAGGCACGAGCTCGAGGTAGCACGATCTTCTTTCTCGGAAATGGCGGGAGCGCTGCCACAGCCGCACATTTTGCGAACGATCTTGGATTCGGCGCTTCTCCGGAAGGCAAGACTCCATTCCGTGCCCTTTGTCTTGCCTCCAATCCAGCGTTTCTTACCTGCCTCGCGAACGATATCGGATACGAAAATATCTTTTCATGGCAACTCCGTAATCTCATGCGGCCGGGAGATATCGTGGTCGGCATTTCCGCAAGCGGAAATTCACCCAACGTAGTGAATGCCCTCCTCTATGCTGCAGAAAACAATGGAATTCCTGTGGCTTTTACCGGATTCGACGGTGGTCGCATAAAGCATATTGCACATTATTGTGTTCATTTTGTAACGAACAAGGGTGAGTACGGCCCTGTAGAAGATGCTCACATGGTCCTGGATCACCTTATTGCAAGTTATCTGGCCCATGTGGACTAG
- a CDS encoding ankyrin repeat domain-containing protein has translation MALMICYECDGKVSSLAKACPHCGAPMENKLIKIVECGDIEALQDLIKRGANVNTKDRAGCTPLMKAAELGNVSILEVLLKSGAEFQIADESGASALMWAVSTGNPEVIRILLDAGASVTAKEDSDQALIWAAAQGHSDIAELLIKYGANVNTANETGRTPLIEACSRNHIDFAEILLRHGADVNAKDNKNESAIFKAAKAGNAGIVRLLLEKGAEIDPRALRWAAAGGHREIVEILLRHGMDTDSANADGVTALMRAALMGHVGTVKTLLEHGADVNAKDAEGLCSLVLAAREGHVGVVQLLLEAGADPDFPDATGWTPLIWAASLGYDNVAALLLKYGADINYQDRFGATAIMKASRRGFTEVAGFLLDKGADVNAVDADGGTALMRAARGGHSRVVKLLLARGANPNLSDKDGNTALILAASEGHREAVRLILEKNPDIKARDKNGWTAMMWASSIRNRDIISLLEKYTAK, from the coding sequence ATGGCTCTCATGATTTGCTATGAATGCGACGGCAAAGTGTCCAGTCTTGCGAAAGCTTGCCCCCATTGCGGCGCACCCATGGAAAATAAGCTGATCAAGATTGTGGAATGCGGAGATATCGAAGCTCTTCAGGACCTGATCAAGAGAGGAGCTAACGTTAATACAAAAGACAGAGCAGGCTGCACTCCGCTCATGAAAGCTGCCGAACTCGGAAACGTCTCCATTCTCGAAGTGCTGCTCAAGTCTGGAGCAGAATTTCAGATTGCAGACGAATCCGGTGCTTCTGCGCTCATGTGGGCAGTCTCAACCGGCAATCCGGAGGTTATAAGGATTCTCCTCGATGCAGGCGCAAGCGTGACTGCGAAAGAAGATAGCGATCAAGCGCTCATATGGGCGGCAGCTCAGGGACACTCGGATATCGCCGAATTGCTGATCAAGTACGGAGCGAATGTCAACACCGCAAACGAAACCGGAAGAACTCCGCTGATAGAAGCCTGTTCGAGGAATCATATCGATTTCGCAGAAATTCTTCTGAGGCATGGAGCGGATGTCAATGCCAAAGACAATAAGAATGAGTCAGCGATCTTCAAAGCTGCAAAAGCCGGAAATGCAGGGATAGTAAGACTTTTGCTGGAGAAAGGCGCTGAGATCGATCCGAGAGCATTGCGATGGGCGGCGGCTGGAGGACATCGCGAAATTGTAGAAATCCTTCTGAGACATGGCATGGATACCGATTCAGCAAATGCTGACGGTGTTACCGCTCTCATGAGGGCCGCTCTCATGGGCCATGTCGGGACTGTGAAAACGCTCTTGGAACACGGAGCGGACGTCAATGCCAAAGATGCAGAAGGGCTGTGCTCGCTCGTTTTGGCAGCACGAGAAGGTCATGTCGGAGTGGTTCAGCTATTGTTGGAAGCAGGAGCAGATCCGGACTTCCCCGATGCAACAGGGTGGACGCCTCTGATCTGGGCTGCATCTCTCGGATACGACAATGTAGCCGCACTTCTTCTCAAATACGGTGCCGACATTAATTATCAGGACAGATTCGGGGCTACCGCCATCATGAAAGCGAGTAGGCGCGGATTTACTGAAGTCGCCGGTTTTCTTCTGGACAAGGGAGCAGATGTGAATGCTGTGGATGCAGATGGGGGAACGGCTCTAATGCGCGCGGCTAGAGGCGGCCATTCGAGAGTAGTCAAATTGCTTTTGGCTCGGGGGGCTAATCCCAATCTTTCGGACAAGGACGGAAATACCGCTCTTATATTGGCGGCAAGCGAGGGACACAGAGAAGCTGTCCGACTGATTCTGGAAAAAAATCCTGACATTAAGGCTCGGGATAAAAATGGATGGACCGCAATGATGTGGGCTTCTTCCATTCGCAATAGGGACATCATAAGTCTCCTGGAAAAATATACTGCTAAGTAA
- a CDS encoding ankyrin repeat domain-containing protein, producing the protein MALTACYECGDGVSSLAEACPHCGAPMKNKIIYASMTGNTERVRELIEAGTDVNERDSEGWTALIVACREGQVGVANLLIQSNADVRIKDKNGWTPLMWAAATGQEAIVKILLDKEDGLEDRDQYGATALMKACRRGFESVVRFLLQKGADVNAKDDYGWTALMRAARRGYVAVVKSVVDAGADLEAKDQYGATALIVASAEGHADVVKQLLNAKADIHAKDRNGWTALMWASSAGNVEVVKILKTYGAE; encoded by the coding sequence ATGGCTTTAACAGCATGTTACGAGTGTGGAGACGGTGTATCCAGTCTCGCCGAGGCGTGCCCCCATTGCGGCGCACCCATGAAGAATAAAATAATCTACGCTTCCATGACAGGTAACACAGAGAGAGTGCGTGAACTGATAGAAGCCGGAACAGATGTGAACGAAAGGGATTCCGAGGGATGGACTGCTCTGATTGTGGCGTGCAGAGAAGGTCAGGTAGGGGTGGCGAATTTGCTCATCCAAAGCAATGCGGATGTTCGCATCAAGGACAAGAACGGATGGACGCCTCTGATGTGGGCTGCGGCAACAGGGCAGGAAGCGATTGTCAAAATTCTGTTGGATAAAGAAGACGGGCTGGAAGACCGCGATCAGTACGGAGCCACTGCCCTGATGAAGGCGTGTCGACGTGGTTTTGAATCGGTAGTGCGGTTCCTCCTGCAAAAAGGGGCTGACGTAAACGCCAAAGATGACTATGGATGGACGGCTCTCATGCGTGCGGCCCGAAGAGGATACGTTGCAGTCGTGAAAAGTGTTGTCGATGCGGGCGCAGATCTGGAAGCAAAGGACCAGTACGGTGCTACGGCTCTCATTGTAGCCTCGGCAGAAGGACATGCCGATGTGGTTAAGCAGCTTCTGAACGCTAAAGCGGATATTCACGCAAAAGATCGAAACGGATGGACTGCACTCATGTGGGCTTCGTCGGCAGGAAATGTGGAAGTGGTCAAGATCCTCAAAACATATGGAGCCGAATAA
- a CDS encoding efflux RND transporter permease subunit → MNIAEASVRFPITVIVRVLLVLVFGYVCLTFLVVELKPDTEQPVLVVATKFPGAAPEEIEGEITTRFEDNLSGVSNLLYSHSFSPYGQSFIILNFKPGTNLDLAAAELQRNLDRVTDLPSAVQKPQIFKASERVSLPVYQFSLTGNVDIVTMSTWADREIAPRIKRIEGVGDCQFDGNRNREMRITFDAERLKARQLTVSDIKNFIDRTNLNRSGGYFIEGTREWTVRTVGELLTAEQFRKVIISKPGEPIIHLQDVAIIEDLYERPDSYCRINGVTGISFSVFNQVGANIVNTIDLVNREIALMNKEYGPLGVKFEKLYDQSTYIRDAVRIVTYSLIEAVILVLLVLFLFLKKWRSIFIVATSIPVSIIGTFIGMYAFGYSINVLSLAGLALSIGLVVDDAIVVLENIHRHRYEEGKNIIRACVDGTREVGMAAFMATLTTAAVFMPILLLKGEVGTLFAPVAFIISCAVFMSLFDAFTVVPMLASRWMRNEEEPRGALKIILMPLNYLDRVGTLVANGFMWSLKFFMHGYGRKTALILGIIILFGISHWLLPGMGYLPTGGTNLVRMKVDSYEGTSLEENSRVMSIMEDRWKNIKGVRHIVAIPNRNSFRNMVYLVCDREEESGVPITQVAQDAVRAAKDLPVKDINPIQFPLFGNIYSRSNVVDVRIMGKSYLVIEQLVQQIMEIGNTTKGIIFRYTDLALKKPQIEIRVDHQRAAHFGLEVRDVADAVEAAVGGQKATSQYDVDGRYFYIRVKGQEEDFSTVSDVGRIILTSPQKPGVQIPLTSVASVETTFGPLQITHYNSKRNARVQFTIQDRPLGDVFNEVVSKIYSTVAFPVGYSIIPFGAVNELKKLTDAVKFVFPLSVVVVYLLLVMQFQSFVRPLSILLSVPLSIIGANALVKATNIPFDSFTILGYIMMVGLVVKNAILLITYAVQLIEEHGIARDEALILASQRRMRPIFMTAISMVLGMLPLALKHGAGAEIYNGLAMAVVGGLSVATLFTLIFIPIVYTVLDDLKNRIWRVKPIDFDSALSDGPGSTRI, encoded by the coding sequence ATGAATATTGCCGAAGCGTCCGTAAGGTTTCCCATAACCGTTATCGTTCGAGTGCTGCTCGTTTTGGTTTTCGGGTACGTATGCTTGACCTTCTTGGTTGTCGAGCTAAAACCCGATACCGAACAGCCGGTTCTGGTGGTTGCGACCAAATTCCCGGGAGCGGCTCCCGAAGAAATCGAAGGCGAAATAACGACTCGTTTCGAGGACAATCTAAGTGGCGTCTCCAATCTGCTTTATTCACATAGCTTTTCTCCGTACGGTCAATCATTCATTATTCTCAATTTCAAGCCGGGAACAAATCTGGATCTTGCAGCAGCAGAGTTGCAACGGAATCTCGATCGGGTAACCGACCTTCCGTCTGCTGTTCAGAAGCCTCAGATTTTCAAAGCTTCCGAACGCGTGAGTCTGCCGGTCTATCAGTTTTCGCTCACCGGGAACGTAGACATCGTAACCATGTCTACGTGGGCTGACCGCGAGATTGCCCCGCGTATCAAGCGAATTGAAGGCGTAGGGGACTGTCAGTTCGACGGAAACCGCAATCGCGAAATGCGCATCACGTTTGATGCCGAACGGTTGAAAGCCCGACAACTCACTGTATCGGACATAAAGAACTTTATCGATCGCACCAACCTGAACAGGAGCGGCGGCTACTTCATTGAAGGAACACGTGAATGGACGGTTCGTACCGTCGGCGAACTGCTTACGGCAGAGCAATTCCGTAAAGTCATCATTTCAAAACCGGGCGAGCCTATCATTCATCTCCAGGATGTTGCGATCATCGAAGATCTCTATGAGCGGCCGGATTCCTATTGCCGCATCAATGGAGTAACCGGAATCAGCTTCAGCGTTTTTAATCAAGTGGGCGCAAATATCGTCAATACCATCGATCTGGTTAATCGTGAAATAGCCCTGATGAACAAGGAATATGGGCCTCTCGGAGTCAAATTCGAAAAATTGTACGATCAGAGCACCTATATTCGAGACGCGGTCCGAATAGTCACATATAGCCTCATTGAAGCTGTCATTCTTGTTTTATTGGTGCTTTTCCTGTTCCTCAAGAAATGGAGAAGCATCTTCATAGTGGCAACGTCCATACCTGTTTCCATTATCGGAACGTTCATCGGGATGTATGCATTCGGGTACTCGATCAACGTACTGTCTCTAGCGGGACTTGCCTTGTCCATCGGACTCGTGGTGGACGATGCCATTGTGGTGCTGGAAAATATTCACCGTCATCGTTATGAGGAAGGGAAGAACATCATCCGAGCGTGCGTGGATGGTACGAGAGAAGTGGGCATGGCTGCTTTCATGGCTACACTTACGACAGCAGCGGTGTTTATGCCGATTCTCCTCCTCAAGGGCGAGGTTGGGACACTTTTTGCTCCAGTCGCATTTATTATCTCCTGCGCTGTGTTCATGTCCCTGTTCGATGCATTTACCGTTGTGCCGATGCTCGCTTCCCGCTGGATGCGCAATGAAGAAGAGCCGAGGGGAGCGCTCAAGATAATTCTGATGCCTCTCAACTATCTGGATCGCGTGGGAACCCTCGTGGCAAACGGTTTCATGTGGTCGTTGAAATTCTTCATGCATGGCTATGGTCGAAAAACGGCATTAATACTGGGGATAATCATTCTGTTCGGAATCTCCCATTGGCTTCTTCCTGGTATGGGATATCTGCCCACGGGGGGAACAAATCTGGTCCGGATGAAAGTTGACTCGTATGAAGGCACCAGTCTGGAAGAAAACAGCCGCGTCATGTCCATAATGGAAGACCGGTGGAAAAATATTAAGGGCGTTCGGCATATTGTCGCTATTCCCAATAGGAATTCCTTTCGGAACATGGTGTATCTCGTGTGCGATCGCGAAGAAGAAAGTGGCGTACCAATTACTCAGGTGGCACAGGATGCGGTAAGAGCGGCAAAAGACCTTCCGGTCAAAGACATCAATCCGATTCAGTTTCCCTTATTCGGTAACATCTATTCACGCTCCAATGTGGTTGACGTACGGATCATGGGCAAAAGCTATCTCGTTATCGAACAACTCGTGCAGCAGATCATGGAAATCGGCAACACCACGAAAGGGATTATTTTCCGATACACGGATTTGGCACTCAAAAAGCCCCAGATCGAAATCAGAGTGGATCATCAGCGTGCCGCTCATTTCGGGCTCGAAGTACGGGATGTCGCCGATGCGGTGGAAGCTGCGGTGGGTGGACAAAAAGCAACGTCTCAGTACGATGTTGACGGACGTTATTTTTATATCCGGGTCAAGGGTCAGGAAGAAGATTTTTCAACTGTTTCCGACGTAGGGAGGATAATTCTTACGTCACCTCAGAAACCCGGAGTGCAGATTCCGCTCACCAGTGTAGCCTCCGTGGAAACCACGTTCGGTCCACTCCAGATAACTCATTATAACTCCAAGCGAAATGCGCGAGTTCAATTTACTATTCAAGATCGTCCTCTCGGCGACGTCTTCAATGAAGTCGTCTCAAAAATTTACTCCACCGTGGCTTTTCCGGTTGGCTATTCGATCATTCCTTTTGGTGCAGTCAATGAACTGAAGAAGCTTACGGACGCAGTCAAGTTTGTATTTCCGCTTTCAGTGGTGGTAGTGTATCTCTTGCTCGTCATGCAGTTCCAATCGTTTGTGCGGCCGTTATCGATTCTCCTGAGCGTTCCACTTTCCATAATAGGCGCAAATGCGCTGGTAAAAGCTACGAATATTCCCTTCGACTCGTTTACTATTCTGGGTTACATCATGATGGTGGGACTCGTCGTGAAAAACGCGATTCTCCTCATCACGTATGCTGTGCAACTCATCGAAGAACACGGGATAGCACGTGATGAAGCCCTGATTCTAGCCAGTCAGAGAAGAATGCGACCTATCTTCATGACAGCCATTTCCATGGTGCTCGGAATGCTTCCGCTTGCATTGAAACACGGTGCGGGAGCGGAAATCTACAACGGTTTGGCTATGGCGGTTGTGGGGGGACTCTCCGTCGCGACCCTCTTCACTTTGATCTTTATACCCATCGTGTATACGGTTTTGGACGATCTCAAGAATCGTATTTGGAGGGTTAAACCGATAGATTTCGACAGCGCACTTTCGGATGGTCCCGGAAGCACGCGAATTTGA
- a CDS encoding tetratricopeptide repeat protein, with translation MKKNAGQLYSLSILRLLCSVLCALGLLIAIPNLGYSQTKPADKPESAIDQLKDLAEKGNAEAQTKLADLYREGEKVAKDLQKSAEYYKKAADQGFAEAQYKLGKLYMEAKELAQKPDEAFEWMKKAADQGFTAAKQKIDELAAKTRESMEGVVKPTKPPEPPADKKGQ, from the coding sequence ATGAAAAAGAACGCTGGACAGCTCTACTCCTTATCGATACTTCGCTTGTTGTGTTCGGTCCTGTGCGCCCTAGGACTGCTGATTGCAATACCGAACTTGGGGTATTCCCAGACAAAACCAGCCGACAAACCGGAATCGGCCATCGATCAACTGAAAGATCTTGCAGAAAAAGGCAACGCAGAGGCCCAAACCAAACTCGCCGATCTCTACAGAGAAGGTGAGAAAGTCGCCAAGGATCTTCAGAAATCGGCAGAATATTACAAGAAGGCTGCGGACCAGGGATTTGCCGAGGCCCAGTACAAACTCGGCAAGCTGTACATGGAGGCAAAAGAGTTGGCGCAAAAACCCGATGAGGCTTTCGAGTGGATGAAGAAAGCCGCTGATCAGGGATTCACTGCTGCAAAACAGAAGATCGATGAACTCGCGGCGAAAACACGGGAATCTATGGAAGGAGTGGTTAAACCCACCAAACCGCCTGAACCGCCGGCCGATAAAAAAGGACAATAA